Proteins encoded within one genomic window of Armatimonadota bacterium:
- a CDS encoding HAD-IA family hydrolase yields the protein MPGISETPPIRAILFDVDGTLVDSVAMIVAGLGDTYEKFTGSRPSDAEIIALIGTPLVAQMKLFGLNPDEAQLKELCDYTIQQYGIHQDLETEFDDATRALIKAKENGVKTALVTSRNAVEVEILAQHFSGWSAADTAVSASDVVNPKPSPDPALLAIERLGVSAENAIMIGDSVFDLRCARGAGLRSGAVLYGAGKKEDLLAETPDYVFTTPTDLLDWVCNLIEQHHATEENHSCRTDF from the coding sequence GTGCCAGGAATCTCCGAGACTCCACCAATCCGGGCAATTTTGTTCGATGTTGATGGCACCCTTGTCGATTCGGTAGCCATGATCGTGGCCGGCCTCGGCGATACCTACGAAAAGTTCACTGGCTCTCGTCCTTCCGACGCAGAGATCATCGCCCTCATCGGCACCCCTCTTGTTGCGCAGATGAAGCTCTTTGGGTTAAACCCAGATGAAGCTCAGCTCAAAGAGCTTTGTGACTACACGATTCAGCAGTACGGCATACACCAAGATCTCGAAACGGAGTTCGATGATGCAACCCGTGCACTGATCAAGGCCAAGGAAAACGGCGTCAAAACCGCTTTGGTCACCAGTCGCAACGCGGTCGAGGTGGAAATCCTCGCTCAACACTTTAGCGGATGGAGCGCGGCGGATACGGCCGTCAGTGCATCCGATGTCGTCAACCCAAAACCTAGCCCAGACCCCGCCCTGCTCGCCATTGAGCGGCTCGGAGTCAGCGCAGAAAACGCCATCATGATTGGCGATTCAGTTTTTGATCTTCGTTGCGCCCGGGGAGCTGGTCTCCGTTCGGGTGCTGTCCTGTACGGTGCTGGCAAAAAGGAAGACCTCCTCGCCGAAACCCCAGACTACGTCTTTACAACCCCAACAGACCTATTGGATTGGGTCTGCAACCTAATAGAGCAACACCATGCCACGGAAGAAAACCACTCCTGTCGAACAGATTTCTGA
- a CDS encoding inorganic diphosphatase, producing MSLLHATIGENAPESFNVVIEIPRGSTNKYEVDAKTGLIKLDRVLYSPLFYPFDYGYIPQTHYIDGDPIDVLVLVSHPTFPGCIIDVTPIGVLEMTDDKGPDEKILCVANKDPRYGYRRSITELNDHTLKEISHFFRVYKDLEDKFVEVRNWHDRDVALELIQKYRLV from the coding sequence ATGTCGCTACTGCACGCAACGATTGGGGAGAATGCTCCGGAGAGCTTTAATGTGGTTATCGAGATTCCTCGAGGGAGCACAAACAAGTATGAAGTCGACGCCAAAACTGGGCTGATCAAGCTGGACAGGGTGCTCTACTCACCCCTTTTCTACCCATTCGACTACGGCTACATCCCTCAGACGCACTACATCGATGGCGACCCCATCGACGTGCTCGTGCTCGTCTCTCATCCAACTTTCCCAGGCTGCATCATCGACGTGACTCCTATCGGGGTTCTTGAAATGACCGACGACAAGGGTCCTGATGAGAAGATTTTGTGCGTGGCAAACAAAGACCCCCGTTACGGCTATCGCCGCTCGATAACCGAACTGAACGACCACACTCTAAAGGAAATCAGTCACTTCTTCCGGGTCTACAAGGATCTGGAAGACAAGTTCGTCGAAGTACGCAACTGGCACGACCGAGATGTCGCCCTGGAACTGATCCAGAAGTATCGATTGGTGTAA
- a CDS encoding flagellar hook protein FlgE: protein MLQAMLSGVASIKAHQSRMNVIGNNLANTSTTAYKGQRVNFADMMSQTTQGASGPTGTRGGVNPTQYGLGVYVGGTDVNFEQGGLSQTNRPTDLAIQGNGFFMTSNSSRMAYTRDGSFDLDSTGVLTHQATGERVLGWTADTTGAIDSTVPLTSSSTIAIPVGSMSTVKVTDSTSFSGNLDSTAAPTDSVTTKLRVYDSLGGSHDVSLRILNRQSPAVGPAPAGALSSWDWEMYEGDPATGNLLGGSATAGNERLYFNSNGGRVTSLATGTENSITVGPSTPGLYPPFTMSVKFPNISQLVAKSQVNGIDQNGFPSGTLENYSISKDGVITGIFSNGLTRSLGQLGMAKFSNPEGMNRDGGNLFLQSNNSGNPLVGTANDSGMGTVNAGYLEQANVDMSGEMTDLIITQRGFQANTKIVTTVDEMLQELINIKR from the coding sequence ATGCTACAAGCCATGCTCTCGGGTGTTGCCTCAATCAAGGCGCACCAATCTCGAATGAACGTTATCGGCAACAACCTTGCCAATACCTCGACCACTGCGTACAAAGGCCAGCGAGTCAATTTCGCCGACATGATGTCGCAGACAACCCAAGGCGCAAGTGGACCCACGGGAACTCGCGGCGGCGTTAACCCAACTCAGTACGGCCTCGGCGTCTACGTCGGTGGAACCGACGTGAACTTCGAGCAAGGCGGGCTCAGCCAGACAAATCGCCCCACAGACCTGGCGATTCAGGGTAACGGATTCTTTATGACCTCGAACTCGTCGAGAATGGCGTACACCCGGGACGGAAGCTTTGATCTTGACAGTACGGGCGTTCTGACTCACCAGGCGACCGGCGAGCGGGTTCTCGGATGGACTGCTGACACAACTGGCGCAATCGACTCAACAGTTCCATTGACCTCCTCGAGCACAATCGCGATCCCGGTTGGCAGCATGAGCACCGTCAAAGTGACTGACTCGACATCATTCTCAGGCAACCTCGATTCCACGGCCGCTCCTACCGATTCGGTAACGACAAAACTTCGTGTGTACGACTCGCTTGGCGGATCGCATGATGTTAGCTTGCGAATCCTCAACCGTCAGTCACCTGCCGTCGGTCCTGCTCCGGCTGGCGCACTCTCAAGTTGGGATTGGGAGATGTACGAAGGTGATCCCGCAACAGGAAACCTTTTAGGCGGAAGTGCAACTGCTGGTAATGAGCGCCTTTACTTCAACTCTAACGGTGGGCGAGTCACCTCACTGGCAACAGGGACCGAAAACTCAATTACAGTTGGTCCTAGTACACCGGGTCTGTACCCACCCTTCACCATGTCGGTGAAATTCCCCAACATCTCGCAGTTAGTTGCTAAGAGCCAGGTGAATGGCATCGATCAGAACGGTTTTCCCTCGGGAACTCTTGAGAACTATTCCATCTCCAAAGACGGCGTCATCACCGGCATCTTCTCGAATGGTTTGACCCGTTCGCTTGGGCAACTCGGAATGGCCAAATTCTCAAACCCAGAAGGTATGAATCGAGATGGAGGGAACCTCTTCCTGCAGTCAAACAACTCGGGCAATCCTCTGGTCGGCACCGCGAATGACTCTGGAATGGGCACCGTCAACGCGGGCTATCTCGAACAAGCAAACGTGGATATGAGCGGCGAAATGACCGACCTCATCATCACCCAGCGAGGGTTCCAGGCCAACACCAAGATCGTCACGACGGTCGATGAGATGTTGCAAGAGCTCATCAACATCAAGAGATAA
- a CDS encoding prepilin-type N-terminal cleavage/methylation domain-containing protein, with protein sequence MRYAFTLVELLIVIIIIAVLAAIAIPKITSSTRRSHETHLRAKLRAIRVAVERVRADTGLLPKDLGQLDDSDEPGQLRNSEGNLVSPPSGSWNGPYIDPTTIGLDPNDSTKLRDPVCGGTFGYSLDGRVTPCATGTALDGSNMAAW encoded by the coding sequence GTGCGCTACGCATTTACTCTCGTTGAATTGCTGATCGTGATCATCATCATCGCTGTTCTTGCGGCGATTGCGATTCCGAAAATCACGAGTTCGACTCGGCGATCACACGAAACTCATCTCAGGGCCAAGCTACGCGCCATTCGAGTTGCTGTCGAGCGAGTGCGCGCCGACACAGGTCTGTTACCAAAAGATCTTGGTCAGCTCGACGATTCGGACGAACCAGGCCAGCTTCGCAACTCCGAGGGAAATTTGGTTTCTCCGCCCTCAGGATCTTGGAATGGTCCCTATATTGACCCCACAACAATCGGGCTCGATCCGAACGACTCGACGAAGCTGAGAGATCCGGTTTGTGGAGGAACATTTGGCTATTCGTTGGATGGACGAGTGACACCTTGCGCAACGGGCACCGCCTTGGATGGGTCAAACATGGCTGCTTGGTAA
- a CDS encoding flagellar hook capping FlgD N-terminal domain-containing protein: MDTTLITNNQVLSSAQKKSSTKSQSELNTQDFLKLLSVQLANQNPLEPMKDSEYYSQIAQLGTTQGIDRLNKQSDVEQAQTLMGKTVTAVRPGSAVDATITPTVTGTVTRMVSRDGSYKIAIQEADGKIVEVGLGAIQSVEPTQNLADYANLVGKSVTALSSSGESLSGEATGLTRLGGKIQVQVKKSDGTTVSVSPSDLIKVG, from the coding sequence ATGGATACAACACTCATCACAAACAATCAGGTTCTCAGTTCAGCCCAAAAGAAGAGCTCAACGAAGAGTCAATCCGAGCTGAACACGCAGGACTTTTTGAAACTGCTGTCAGTCCAGTTGGCTAATCAAAACCCATTAGAGCCGATGAAGGACTCTGAATACTACTCGCAGATTGCCCAGTTAGGTACGACGCAAGGTATTGACAGACTCAATAAACAGTCGGATGTTGAGCAAGCGCAAACCTTGATGGGTAAGACAGTTACTGCAGTCCGTCCAGGATCGGCAGTTGATGCAACTATCACACCAACTGTGACCGGAACAGTAACGCGAATGGTGAGCCGCGATGGCAGCTATAAGATTGCGATTCAGGAAGCAGATGGCAAAATTGTTGAAGTCGGCCTAGGCGCAATCCAATCGGTCGAACCGACTCAGAATCTTGCAGATTACGCCAACCTCGTAGGAAAGTCGGTCACTGCTCTCAGCAGCAGTGGGGAAAGCCTGAGTGGTGAAGCCACGGGGCTGACGCGCCTAGGCGGTAAGATTCAGGTTCAGGTGAAGAAGTCAGATGGTACGACGGTCAGTGTCAGTCCCAGCGATCTCATCAAAGTAGGTTAA
- a CDS encoding FumA C-terminus/TtdB family hydratase beta subunit, with protein MSFEYEPTIQLGEDTTEYRKLSSSGVSTVSIEGKEYLKVSRDAVRELAKEAFSEINFYFRKRHLEQLRAELDDPEASDNDRFVIYTHLQNAVVSAAGLLPSCQDTGTAIAFGKKGQFVLTDFDEDEAVSEGIYETYAEKNLRYSQIAPLEVFKEKNTRNNLPAQVDIMSSTGEEFKFLFVAKGGGSANKMYLYQATPAVLNERDLTEFVKSKLKDIGTSACPPYHLAVVLGGTSAETVMKSLKLLSAGYYDHLPTTGSEGGRAFRDAEWEARILKIAQESGIGAQFGGKMFAHDVRVLRMPRHAASMPIGIGVSCSADRNIKGKITRDGVFIEQLEHNPVQYLPAEQPKLAPPVQIDLTLGMTRIREILSKFPVKTRVSLTGPIIVARDSAHARIREMLERGEEMPSYFKEFPVYYAGPAKTPPGMPTGSFGPTTAGRMDAFVDLFQRHGGSMVMLAKGNRSKVVTEACKTHGGFYLGSIGGPAAILAQNNITSVEVLDFEDLGMEAIRKIQVVNFPAFIVVDDKGNDFFEGL; from the coding sequence ATGAGCTTCGAGTACGAACCAACAATTCAGCTCGGCGAAGATACGACCGAGTACCGTAAACTCTCCTCGAGCGGAGTCTCGACGGTTTCTATCGAGGGCAAAGAGTATCTGAAAGTCTCCCGTGACGCCGTGCGTGAACTCGCTAAAGAGGCTTTTTCGGAGATCAACTTTTACTTCCGAAAGAGGCACTTGGAGCAGCTTAGAGCGGAGCTTGATGACCCGGAGGCAAGCGACAACGACCGTTTTGTGATCTACACTCACCTGCAAAATGCCGTAGTCTCGGCCGCGGGGCTTCTTCCATCGTGCCAGGACACGGGAACGGCAATTGCGTTCGGAAAAAAGGGACAGTTCGTGCTTACCGATTTTGATGAAGATGAAGCCGTTTCGGAAGGGATTTATGAGACCTACGCTGAGAAGAACCTGCGGTACAGCCAAATCGCCCCGCTAGAAGTTTTCAAGGAGAAAAACACTCGCAATAACCTCCCGGCTCAGGTTGATATCATGTCGTCGACGGGCGAGGAGTTCAAGTTTCTCTTCGTGGCGAAAGGCGGCGGAAGCGCTAATAAGATGTACCTCTATCAGGCCACCCCGGCGGTTCTGAATGAGCGAGATCTGACTGAGTTCGTGAAGAGCAAGTTGAAGGATATTGGGACATCGGCTTGCCCACCTTATCACCTTGCAGTCGTTCTCGGCGGGACCTCTGCTGAGACGGTCATGAAGTCGCTCAAACTTCTCTCCGCCGGCTACTACGATCATCTCCCTACGACTGGCTCAGAGGGTGGGCGGGCGTTCCGTGATGCTGAATGGGAAGCGAGGATTCTGAAGATCGCTCAAGAGAGCGGGATCGGAGCCCAGTTCGGGGGCAAAATGTTTGCGCATGATGTTCGGGTTCTTCGGATGCCTCGCCACGCAGCATCGATGCCCATCGGCATCGGCGTCAGTTGTTCTGCCGATCGAAACATCAAGGGCAAGATCACCCGGGATGGAGTTTTTATCGAGCAACTTGAGCACAACCCCGTCCAATACCTTCCAGCAGAGCAGCCGAAACTTGCTCCGCCGGTTCAGATTGATCTCACGCTTGGGATGACTCGAATTAGGGAGATTCTTTCGAAGTTTCCGGTCAAGACTCGCGTCAGCCTTACGGGACCGATTATCGTGGCCCGAGATTCTGCCCACGCTCGGATTCGCGAAATGTTGGAACGCGGCGAGGAGATGCCGAGTTACTTCAAAGAGTTTCCGGTGTACTACGCCGGTCCCGCCAAAACCCCGCCGGGTATGCCGACCGGCTCATTTGGTCCAACCACTGCCGGGAGGATGGACGCATTCGTCGATCTCTTCCAGCGCCACGGGGGCTCGATGGTAATGCTGGCGAAGGGCAATCGGTCAAAAGTGGTGACCGAAGCCTGCAAGACGCATGGCGGCTTCTATCTCGGCTCAATCGGCGGACCTGCCGCTATCCTCGCTCAAAACAATATTACAAGCGTGGAGGTCTTGGATTTCGAGGACCTGGGCATGGAAGCGATCAGGAAGATCCAAGTTGTTAACTTCCCTGCCTTCATCGTGGTCGATGATAAAGGGAACGACTTTTTTGAAGGGCTGTGA
- a CDS encoding zinc-binding dehydrogenase has translation MAKKIVFQGKGHVELIDFEPTVVGDGQIRVRTTCSLISTGTEGICFMRLFEPGTHWDDWVKYPFSTGYCTVGEVAEVGASVSSVKPGDRVFVRCSHASEHVVAAARVSLIPDSVSCEQAMWAALAMIGSMILPTGDIRLEDDVAIIGAGPIGQMALRWCVAAGCNVIVCDPIAMRLEMATTGGAATVFAGSVDDFGDAVRAHFGSLPRIVIDTTGAAAVFAKALPLVRDFGTLVLLGDTGTPSEQRLTPDVIRRGVRIHAGHVMHETKDWFEDRIHRTFFRLLGSDRFTLDGLNTHRFSPEACVNAYQLTTEKRAETMGVWFDWRE, from the coding sequence ATGGCGAAAAAGATCGTCTTCCAGGGCAAAGGTCACGTTGAACTCATCGATTTTGAACCTACCGTTGTTGGAGATGGTCAGATTCGAGTTCGGACGACTTGTTCCTTGATCTCCACTGGAACCGAGGGCATCTGCTTCATGCGCCTGTTTGAACCAGGAACTCACTGGGACGACTGGGTGAAGTACCCATTTTCAACGGGCTACTGCACGGTCGGCGAGGTTGCTGAGGTTGGTGCATCGGTTTCTTCGGTCAAACCAGGCGACCGAGTGTTTGTGCGTTGCTCGCACGCTTCAGAACACGTGGTGGCGGCGGCGCGGGTCTCGTTGATCCCGGACTCTGTTTCATGCGAGCAGGCGATGTGGGCCGCTTTGGCGATGATTGGCTCGATGATTCTCCCTACCGGGGATATTCGGCTGGAAGATGATGTAGCGATTATCGGAGCCGGGCCCATCGGTCAGATGGCGTTGCGCTGGTGCGTTGCAGCTGGCTGCAATGTGATCGTCTGCGACCCTATCGCGATGCGACTCGAGATGGCAACGACAGGTGGCGCGGCCACCGTATTCGCCGGTTCCGTGGACGATTTTGGTGACGCCGTTAGAGCCCACTTTGGTTCCCTTCCCCGGATTGTGATCGATACGACGGGAGCTGCGGCCGTGTTCGCGAAGGCATTACCTCTGGTGCGAGATTTCGGAACCCTAGTTCTGCTGGGCGATACTGGAACACCATCAGAGCAGAGACTAACTCCTGACGTAATTCGTCGAGGTGTCAGGATTCATGCCGGGCACGTCATGCATGAGACGAAGGATTGGTTTGAAGATCGCATCCACCGAACATTCTTCCGACTCCTGGGGAGCGACCGGTTTACGTTGGACGGGTTGAATACTCACAGGTTTTCTCCTGAAGCTTGTGTGAATGCATATCAGCTAACAACTGAGAAACGAGCGGAAACGATGGGTGTTTGGTTCGATTGGAGAGAATGA
- a CDS encoding diguanylate cyclase, which translates to MLWKKKGVFDDVAPSSPSAVKLGVSATNGYRNLVILPNDPISQDFCTKIDSLCKDATAPEATDQTFEQVADVLNQVVEHFARSQRKAIEKSIEATYDSLREVLCSLDGAVNSGDALEDVTEQSSARITKLAEAQSFDEVVKGLKEEVKILSQAISEHKESSKAIRKVCTSQIEDLRSKLRVAERSVRTDHLTKLSNRSAFDFMLATAINKTAVGEEYHLAILDLNNFKQINDSHGHLAGDAALTLFAQRLTETFGVLGGNGTQVARLGGDEFAVVFKGNRIQLEAKLERVNSILEKKPLQFKTSMIRIGASYGIVQLRPTISAEAAFHEADVRMYEQKQARKAA; encoded by the coding sequence ATGTTGTGGAAGAAGAAGGGCGTTTTTGATGATGTTGCACCGAGCAGCCCAAGCGCGGTGAAGCTAGGTGTGTCCGCGACCAACGGATATAGAAACCTTGTGATTCTTCCCAACGATCCCATTTCGCAGGACTTTTGCACTAAGATTGATTCACTGTGCAAGGATGCGACTGCGCCAGAAGCGACTGATCAGACCTTCGAGCAAGTTGCGGACGTCCTCAATCAAGTTGTTGAGCACTTCGCACGTTCGCAGAGAAAGGCGATAGAAAAGTCGATCGAGGCAACGTACGACAGTCTGCGCGAAGTTCTATGCTCCCTCGATGGTGCGGTGAACTCGGGAGATGCGCTGGAAGACGTCACCGAACAGTCTTCGGCAAGAATCACAAAGCTGGCGGAAGCCCAAAGTTTTGACGAAGTAGTCAAAGGGTTGAAGGAAGAGGTGAAGATTCTTTCGCAAGCGATCAGCGAGCACAAGGAATCCTCGAAAGCTATCCGGAAAGTTTGTACATCTCAGATCGAGGACCTAAGATCAAAGCTTCGCGTCGCTGAGCGAAGTGTCCGGACGGACCACTTGACCAAGCTCAGCAACCGATCGGCTTTTGACTTCATGCTCGCGACGGCGATCAATAAGACGGCTGTTGGCGAGGAATATCATCTGGCCATTCTGGATCTGAACAACTTCAAGCAGATCAATGATTCTCACGGGCACCTAGCGGGCGATGCTGCCCTAACACTGTTTGCGCAACGACTCACCGAGACCTTTGGGGTGCTTGGCGGTAACGGAACCCAAGTGGCTCGTCTTGGTGGAGACGAGTTTGCCGTGGTGTTTAAGGGTAACAGGATTCAGCTTGAAGCCAAGCTTGAACGCGTCAACAGCATCTTGGAGAAGAAGCCACTTCAGTTCAAAACTTCGATGATTAGGATCGGCGCCAGCTATGGCATCGTCCAGCTCCGACCCACGATCAGCGCAGAAGCAGCCTTCCACGAAGCCGACGTTCGGATGTACGAGCAAAAGCAGGCTCGGAAAGCCGCCTAA
- a CDS encoding TIGR02530 family flagellar biosynthesis protein: protein MSTDRIQNSRISELIANQPPAPTAPVEQGRIGEFAELLQDRLKLSGHAQTRLQSRNIELDQNAWDRVMSGVEKAAAKGAKESLVMVDDVALVVSIKNKTVITAVDKSTLKDNVFTNIDSAIVV, encoded by the coding sequence ATGTCCACAGATCGGATTCAAAACTCACGCATTTCGGAGCTGATCGCCAATCAGCCGCCGGCTCCAACTGCCCCGGTCGAGCAGGGCCGGATTGGGGAATTTGCCGAGCTTCTGCAGGACCGGCTCAAGCTCAGCGGGCACGCCCAGACTCGGCTGCAAAGCCGGAACATCGAGCTAGACCAGAATGCGTGGGATCGAGTGATGTCTGGAGTGGAAAAGGCCGCCGCAAAAGGGGCAAAAGAATCGCTCGTTATGGTGGATGATGTTGCCCTAGTGGTAAGCATCAAGAATAAGACAGTCATCACCGCCGTCGATAAGAGCACGTTGAAAGATAACGTGTTTACTAATATTGATAGTGCCATCGTCGTTTAG
- a CDS encoding cyclic nucleotide-binding domain-containing protein: MDVRRIIAESYLAAGFTEDFNDKLAHISELKQFNVGDYMMHDDDDSRDLMILAQGKAEVRTQAEDVIGFLKSPMPFGEVAFLDGKRRSGSVVAVEPCTVVQIPEQALRELLRTEPLMAVRALLNLSQILCDRLRKANQQIAALNAIEEATL, encoded by the coding sequence ATGGACGTTCGCCGTATCATCGCCGAAAGCTACCTAGCCGCTGGTTTCACCGAAGACTTCAACGACAAGTTGGCTCACATCTCCGAACTGAAGCAGTTCAACGTCGGCGACTACATGATGCATGACGACGACGACTCTCGCGACTTGATGATCTTGGCGCAAGGGAAGGCTGAAGTCCGAACGCAGGCTGAGGATGTGATCGGCTTCCTCAAGTCTCCAATGCCGTTCGGGGAAGTAGCATTCTTAGATGGTAAGCGGCGATCGGGATCCGTTGTCGCGGTGGAACCATGCACGGTTGTACAAATTCCCGAACAGGCACTTAGGGAACTGCTTCGAACGGAACCGTTAATGGCAGTGCGAGCTCTGCTGAATCTGAGCCAAATACTCTGCGACAGACTGCGGAAGGCAAATCAGCAAATTGCCGCGCTCAATGCAATCGAAGAAGCCACTCTTTAG